Proteins encoded within one genomic window of Oncorhynchus keta strain PuntledgeMale-10-30-2019 chromosome 12, Oket_V2, whole genome shotgun sequence:
- the LOC118391562 gene encoding melanoma antigen recognized by T-cells 1-like, whose translation MPRGDFNVYFASRGGPHVRTEEAAGIALLVFILAALLILGCWYFRRRCGYKMIRSPRSGSLPRFSGGQFNEGGATAENKMGLSDLRPLVPKAPPAYETISSGPLPPPYSP comes from the exons ATGCCTCGCGGTGACTTCAATGTTTATTTTGCAAGCAGAGGAGGACCCCATGTCAGGACCGAAGA GGCAGCAGGCATAGCTCTGTTGGTCTTCATACTTGCAGCCCTTCTCATCCTCGGATGCTGGTATTTTAGGAGGAGATGTGGGTACAAAATGATTCGG AGCCCAAGATCAGGGTCCCTGCCAAGATTCAGTGGAGGACAGTTCAACGAGGGAGGAGCCACAGCAGAAAACAAGATGGGCCTCAGTGACCTCCGACCTTTG GTTCCCAAAGCCCCTCCTGCATATGAGACGATATCATCAGGACCCCTAcctcctccctactccccctAA